One genomic region from Ralstonia pickettii DTP0602 encodes:
- a CDS encoding Organic hydroperoxide resistance protein has product MRFGDEALLKPCKEIIMPNKLDLVLYTSYTRVTGGREGAGRSSDGAIDVRLSTPGSGRPGTNPEQLFGIGYSACFIVAVESAGKQLGVKLPKDAAIDAEVSLGKTDGGAHYGLGVTLKVSLPGLDAAVKRQLVETAHQTCPYSRSLRGNVDVGFEIL; this is encoded by the coding sequence ATGCGCTTCGGCGACGAAGCATTGCTCAAACCATGTAAGGAAATCATCATGCCCAACAAGCTCGATCTAGTGCTCTACACGTCATATACCCGCGTCACCGGCGGCCGCGAAGGCGCCGGCCGTTCCAGTGACGGCGCCATCGACGTCAGGCTGAGCACGCCCGGCTCCGGCCGGCCTGGTACCAACCCCGAACAGCTGTTCGGCATCGGGTACTCAGCCTGCTTCATCGTTGCCGTCGAAAGCGCCGGCAAGCAGTTGGGTGTCAAGCTGCCGAAGGACGCGGCCATCGACGCCGAAGTGTCGCTGGGCAAGACCGACGGCGGCGCCCACTATGGCCTCGGCGTGACGCTGAAGGTCAGCCTGCCGGGACTGGATGCGGCCGTGAAGAGGCAACTGGTGGAAACCGCCCACCAGACCTGCCCATACTCGCGCTCCCTTCGCGGCAACGTCGACGTGGGGTTCGAGATTCTTTAA